One Setaria viridis chromosome 5, Setaria_viridis_v4.0, whole genome shotgun sequence genomic region harbors:
- the LOC117858848 gene encoding protein TRIGALACTOSYLDIACYLGLYCEROL 2, chloroplastic → MMMPMPMPSSSSSPSMAAAATKSPLLPPPFLSASPRPHLRAAFLALRPRRVPLLATPAPDATPAPDATTNNNPFAALVDAPRTLWRRTLQPLGDYGFGKRSVWEGGVGLFMVSGAALLALALAWLRGFQLRSRFRKYNTVFEFTQACGICVGTPVRIRGVTVGSVVRVDSSLRSIDALVEVEDDKIIIPRNSLVEVNQSGLLMETLIDITPKDPLPAPSVGPLHPDCAKEGLILCDKQRIKGQQGVSLDAMVGIFTRLGRDMEEIGVSKSYKLAEKVASIMEEAQPLLTRIEALAEEIQPMLSEVRGSDLLKDVETIAKGLADASGDLRRLKSSMLTPENTDLIKQSIFTLIFTLKNIESISSDISGFTGDETTRRNIKLLIKSLSRLL, encoded by the exons ATGATGATGCCCATGCCCatgccctcgtcgtcgtcgtcgccgtccatggccgccgccgccaccaaatctcccctcctccctcccccatTCCTCTCCGCCTCTCCCCGCCCGCACCTCCGCGCCGCCTTCCTCGCCCTCAGACCCCGCcgcgttccgctgctcgccacgCCCGCCCCGGATGCCACGCCCGCACCGGACGCCACCACCAACAACAACCCCTTCGCCGCGCTCGTCGACGCCCCCCGCACGCTGTGGCGCCGCACCCTCCAGCCCCTGGGGGACTACGGCTTCGGCAAGCGCAGCGTCTGGGAGGGCGGCGTCGGCCTCTTCATGGTCTCCGGGGCCGcgctcctcgccctcgccctcgcctggCTCAGGGGATTCCAGCTCCGCTCCCGATTCCGCAAGTACAACACCGTTTTCGAGTTCACGCAGGCCTGCGGGATCTGCGTCGGCACGCCCGTACGCATACGAGGGGTCACCGTCGGATCCGTCGTCCGCGTCGACTCATCCCTAAGGAGCATCGATGCGCTAGTCGAG GTCGAAGATGATAAGATCATTATACCACGCAATTCACTGGTTGAGGTCAATCAGTCTGGTCTTCTAATGGAGACACTCATTGATATCACACCAAAGGATCCACTCCCCGCACCTTCAGTAGGGCCACTTCACCCAGACTGTGCCAAAGAAGGCTTGATTCTCTGTGACAAACAGAGGATCAAAGGACAGCAAGGAGTAAGCTTAGATGCCATGGTCGGAATATTTACCCGTCTAGGAAGAGACATGGAGGAAATTGGTGTTAGCAAAAGCTATAAGTTGGCTGAAAAAGTTGCATCCATAATGGAAGAAGCACAACCTCTTCTTACACGG ATTGAGGCCTTAGCTGAAGAAATCCAGCCTATGCTCTCTGAGGTTCGTGGTAGCGATCTGCTCAAGGATGTGGAGACTATAGCTAAAGGCCTGGCTGATGCGTCTGGTGACTTGAG GAGGCTCAAGTCGTCCATGCTAACCCCAGAGAACACAGATCTCATTAAGCAGTCTATTTTCACCCTTATATTTACGCTCAAGAACATCGAG AGTATCAGCTCGGACATCTCTGGCTTCACGGGTGATGAGACGACACGGCGGAACATCAAGCTTCTGATCAAGTCTCTTAGCAGGCTATTGTGA
- the LOC117858852 gene encoding outer envelope pore protein 16, chloroplastic, producing the protein MIVKSSYIYVCVSPRSISIEQPDRRRAMPHGGFSGRLTSPKLGLAVDMGHPFLNHAVDGFIKIGAVSACKVAAEESFECLHRGDVSKHKVEHALKKMCKEGAYWGSIAGVYVGVEYGIDKIRGHRDWKNAMLGGAVTGALVSAVNNNQRHKVVKNAITGGAIATAAELLTNLTS; encoded by the exons ATGATAGTCAAGTCAagctatatatatgtgtgtgtgtctcCAAGGAGTATATCGATCGAGCAACCAGATCGAAGACGAGCAATGCCTCACGGTGGCTTCTCCGGCAGGCTGACGTCGCCCAAATTGGGCTTGGCCGTGGACATGGGCCATCCCTTCCTGAACCACGCCGTCGACGGCTTCATCAAGATCGGCGCC GTGAGTGCTTGCAAGGTGGCCGCCGAGGAGTCCTTTGAGTGCCTCCACAGAG GAGATGTTTCCAAGCACAAAGTCGAGCATGCT cTCAAGAAAATGTGCAAGGAAGGCGCGTATTGGG GAAGTATTGCTGGTGTATACGTGGGCGTGGAGTACGGAATCGACAAGATCCGTGGCCACAGGGACTGG AAGAACGCGATGCTTGGAGGAGCCGTGACGGGAGCCTTGGTCTCTGCCGTCAACAACAACCAGCGGCACAAGGTGGTCAAGAACGCCATCACCGGTGGAGCCATTGCAACCGCCGCGGAGTTGCTCACCAACCTCACCTCTTGA
- the LOC117858849 gene encoding uncharacterized protein has translation MMLVAKEFALSPPAAVAPRRRASARVAPHAGGGSPVPDLWLRTAAPAADGFAFGSHSHDSDMDLAMLVTDFLENGGSAGGDSRASSDSDSGLSDLAHLADNIAMLKQGGDEKENELLSMVHSLLFSIHESELEPFKRGQCSGGCIRHLLVKLLRYSGYDAAVCTSKWQGFDKIPGGDHEYIDVLTHGDATGPERLIVDIDFRSHFEIARAVDSYGTLLNSLPVVYVGTLPRLKQFLHVMVDAAKWSLKQNSMPLPPWRSLPYLQSKWQSKYERKDLITEQGFHSTASDHALCIGHLKRLKTSLQSELETGRLLMMPIKADKKRTPKFERRRRRSLLSC, from the exons ATGATGCTGGTCGCCAAGGAGTTCGCCCTCTCGCCGCCCGCTGCGGTCGCGCCGCGCCGGAGGGCCTCCGCCAGGGTCGCGCCGCACGCCGGAGGTGGCTCGCCGGTGCCCGACCTCTGGCTGCGCaccgctgcccccgccgccgacggcttCGCCTTCGGGAGCCACAGCCACGACAGCGACATGGATTTGGCCATGCTCGTCACCGACTTCCTCGAGaacggcggcagcgccggcggggaCTCGCGCGCCAGCAGCGACAGCGACTCCGGACTCTCCGACCTCGCCCACCTCGCAGATAACATCGCG ATGCTCAAGCAAGGAGGAGATGAGAAGGAAAATGAGCTGCTCTCCATGGTCCACTCCCTACTCTTCTCTATCCATGAGTCGGAGCTTGAGCCTTTTAAAAGAGGTCAATGCAGTGGCGGTTGCATCCGCCACCTACTTGTCAAGCTCTTGAGATACTCGGGGTATGATGCAGCAGTCTGCACATCCAAATGGCAGGGGTTTGACAAGATACCTGGAG GTGACCATGAGTACATTGATGTCCTAACGCATGGCGACGCTACTGGGCCAGAGCGTCTGATAGTTGACATCGACTTCAGGAGCCACTTTGAAATTGCCAGGGCAGTTGACTCTTATGGGACTCTGTTGAATTCGCTCCCAGTGGTGTATGTTGGCACCCTTCCACGGCTGAAGCAGTTCCTGCATGTCATGGTAGATGCTGCAAAATGGTCCCTGAAGCAGAACTCTATGCCGCTTCCTCCTTGGAGATCCTTGCCTTACCTCCAGTCGAAATGGCAGTCCAAGTATGAGAGGAAAGACTTGATTACTGAGCAAGGCTTCCACAGCACAGCATCGGACCATGCGCTGTGCATTGGACACCTGAAGAGGCTGAAAACTTCCCTCCAGTCAGAGCTCGAAACCGGAAGATTGCTGATGATGCCGATCAAGGCTGACAAGAAGAGGACGCCAAAGTttgagaggaggcggcggcgttccCTTCTCAGTTGTTGA